Proteins encoded by one window of Cannabis sativa cultivar Pink pepper isolate KNU-18-1 chromosome 4, ASM2916894v1, whole genome shotgun sequence:
- the LOC115715090 gene encoding cold-regulated 413 plasma membrane protein 2, with translation MGRDHLAMKTDQVTAELIDSDINDLKIAAKKLFNHATKLGGLGFGTSFLKWVASFAAIYLLILDRTNWKTNMLTSLLIPYIFFSFPSVLFHFLSGEFGKWVAFITVVLRLFFPRHFPDWLELPGSLILLLVVAPNFFSHTLRDSWVGVLICLIIGCYLLQQHIRASGGFRNSFTQTHGISNTMGIILLLVFPIWSLVLHIL, from the exons ATGGGTAGGGATCATTTGGCTATGAAGACTGATCAAGTAACCGCTGAATTGATCGATTCTGATATCAACGATCTAAAGATTGCAGCCAAAAAGCTTTTTAATCATGCTACTAAGCTCGGTGGGTTGGGATTTGGCACTTCGTTTCTCAAATGGGTCGCTTCGTTTGCTGCCAT ATACTTGTTGATTTTGGATCGAACAAATTGGAAGACAAATATGTTGACCTCACTTTTAATCCCCTACATCTTCTTCAGTTTTCCCTCAGTACTGTTCCATTTTCTGAG TGGAGAGTTTGGAAAATGGGTTGCTTTTATTACAGTTGTGCTAAGACTTTTTTTCCCCAGACACTTCCCTG ATTGGTTGGAGTTGCCAGGTTCATTGATTCTTCTTCTGGTTGTGGCTCCAAATTTCTTTTCACACACTCTAAGGGACAGTTGGGTTGGTGTTCTGATATGCCTCATCATCGGCTGTTATCTGCTTCAGCAGCACATCAGGGCCTCAGGCGGATTCCGAAACTCCTTCACTCAAACTCATGGGATATCCAACACTATGGGCATTATTTTGCTCTTGGTCTTCCCTATTTGGTCTCTGGTTCTCCACATTCTCTAG